From a region of the Constantimarinum furrinae genome:
- a CDS encoding SCO family protein translates to MLQFFAKYKFLAIVLLVLSVIIISVIYTILKPKEILPVYQPSGSGLNPELIDSTVQYVRKYHTIADFSLTNQNGTNVTQQDYEGKIYVADFFFTTCQTICPVMTDHMLEIQQELKNDQEVLLLSHTVMPETDSVHILKKYALEKGVNDKKWNLVTGDKKQIYDLARKSYLAAKDNPYNEYDLIHTENFVLVDKKRRIRGFYDGTDPEAISKLLEDIKLLKAE, encoded by the coding sequence ATGCTTCAGTTTTTTGCCAAATATAAATTCTTGGCGATCGTATTACTAGTGCTTTCAGTTATTATTATTTCAGTAATTTATACAATTCTGAAGCCCAAAGAGATCCTTCCTGTCTATCAACCCTCGGGCTCCGGACTTAACCCGGAACTCATCGACAGTACCGTACAATATGTGCGGAAATATCATACCATAGCAGATTTTTCATTGACCAACCAAAATGGGACGAACGTCACTCAACAGGATTATGAAGGCAAGATCTATGTTGCCGATTTCTTTTTTACGACCTGCCAGACCATTTGCCCTGTAATGACCGATCATATGCTGGAAATTCAGCAAGAATTAAAAAATGATCAGGAGGTATTGTTACTTTCTCATACAGTGATGCCCGAAACCGATTCAGTTCATATTTTAAAAAAATATGCCCTTGAAAAAGGAGTCAACGATAAAAAATGGAATCTGGTAACAGGGGATAAGAAACAGATCTATGATCTCGCCCGTAAATCCTACCTCGCAGCAAAGGATAACCCCTATAACGAATACGACCTCATCCATACCGAAAATTTTGTGCTGGTAGATAAGAAGCGAAGAATTCGAGGCTTCTATGATGGCACCGACCCCGAAGCGATCTCAAAATTACTGGAGGACATCAAGCTGCTAAAAGCCGAATAA
- a CDS encoding FeoA family protein has protein sequence MGTIATLKKGQRAIITEFSVDVIPLKLLEMGCLPGNEVSLVQTAPFKDPLYININGSHLAIRKETAAQITIELIIN, from the coding sequence ATGGGTACTATTGCCACGCTCAAAAAAGGACAGCGAGCTATCATCACCGAATTCTCGGTAGATGTGATCCCTTTAAAATTACTTGAAATGGGCTGTCTGCCTGGTAATGAAGTCTCATTGGTACAAACCGCACCCTTTAAAGATCCTCTTTATATCAACATCAACGGAAGTCATCTCGCCATCAGAAAAGAAACAGCCGCACAAATTACTATTGAACTGATCATCAACTAA
- the feoB gene encoding ferrous iron transport protein B, whose product MARQINVALIGNPNTGKTSVFNRLTGLNQKVGNYPGITVEKKQGICKLPRGIKAHVLDLPGTYSLNASSLDENVVIELLLNKNDKDFPDVAVVVAEIENLKRNLLLFTQIKDLGIPTILAINMADRMKRKAISLDVETLEEALETKIVLISSRKNEGFTELKEYITHYTQLSTKPCLNASSIAPEYFDRLRKAFPKQDLYKLWLVITQDVNFGKLDRQELKGVATFQTESVSNLKRLQQKETIARYQFINNALKETLTIDTANAKDLRARLDRILTHKVWGYFIFFGILLLIFQAIFDWSSYPMEFIDSTFASLSEWMKNSLPPGDFTNLIAEGIIPGLGGIVIFIPQIAFLFLFISILEESGYMSRVVFLMDRVMRRFGLSGKSVVPLVSGTACAIPAIMATRNIENWKERLITILVTPFTTCSARLPVYLIIIALVIPEQRVLGIFSLQGITLMFLYLLGFGAAIFSAYILDKILKIRSRTFFVVEMPNYKLPMFKNVVITVIEKTKSFVVGAGKIILAISIILWVLASYGPGDFNDAEAIVTQQSTSENISEEELETRIASFKLENSYIGIIGKGIEPAVRPLGYDWKIGIAIVSSFAAREVFVGTLATIYSVGSEEEETIKNRMAAEVNPVLGTPLFNFASGVSLLLFYAFAMQCMSTLAIVKRETNSWKWPLWQLFAMSAIAYIVALAAYQFLK is encoded by the coding sequence ATGGCAAGACAAATTAACGTTGCGCTTATTGGAAATCCTAATACCGGGAAAACTTCGGTTTTTAACCGACTTACAGGGCTTAATCAAAAAGTTGGTAATTACCCCGGCATTACCGTAGAAAAAAAGCAAGGTATCTGCAAACTCCCAAGAGGAATAAAAGCTCATGTGCTCGATCTTCCGGGAACTTATAGTTTAAATGCCTCCTCCCTGGATGAAAATGTGGTGATCGAACTTTTGTTGAACAAAAACGACAAGGATTTTCCCGATGTAGCCGTAGTGGTTGCAGAAATTGAAAATTTGAAGCGTAACTTGTTATTGTTTACCCAGATCAAGGATCTCGGAATCCCAACTATTCTTGCCATTAACATGGCCGATAGAATGAAGAGAAAGGCAATTTCGCTGGATGTGGAAACTCTTGAAGAAGCACTGGAGACCAAAATTGTACTTATCAGTTCCAGAAAAAATGAAGGTTTTACCGAACTGAAAGAATACATCACCCATTACACCCAACTTTCTACAAAGCCTTGTCTAAATGCTTCTTCTATCGCACCTGAATATTTTGACAGGCTTCGGAAGGCATTCCCCAAACAGGATCTGTATAAACTTTGGCTGGTAATTACTCAGGATGTAAACTTCGGAAAACTGGATAGACAAGAGCTGAAAGGAGTAGCGACATTTCAAACTGAATCTGTTAGCAATCTGAAACGTCTTCAGCAAAAAGAGACCATTGCCCGGTATCAGTTCATCAACAATGCACTTAAAGAAACGCTTACTATCGATACTGCGAATGCGAAAGACCTTCGTGCACGTTTAGACCGGATACTTACGCATAAGGTATGGGGTTATTTTATTTTCTTCGGAATTCTCTTATTGATATTTCAGGCCATATTCGACTGGAGTAGCTACCCCATGGAGTTTATCGACAGTACCTTTGCTTCCTTAAGTGAATGGATGAAAAATTCACTCCCTCCGGGAGACTTTACCAACCTCATTGCAGAGGGAATAATACCAGGACTGGGAGGTATAGTGATCTTTATTCCGCAAATCGCCTTTCTATTTCTCTTTATTTCCATTCTGGAGGAAAGCGGATATATGAGTAGAGTCGTTTTTTTAATGGACCGCGTAATGCGACGTTTTGGGTTAAGCGGAAAGAGCGTGGTTCCATTGGTATCTGGAACAGCTTGCGCTATCCCCGCCATTATGGCGACACGTAATATTGAAAACTGGAAAGAACGACTAATAACCATACTAGTTACACCGTTTACCACTTGCTCTGCCCGACTTCCCGTTTATCTTATCATAATTGCTTTGGTGATTCCCGAGCAGCGCGTTTTAGGTATTTTTAGTTTGCAGGGAATTACTCTTATGTTCCTTTATTTATTGGGCTTTGGTGCAGCAATATTTTCAGCATATATTCTAGATAAGATCCTTAAAATTAGAAGCCGCACCTTCTTTGTGGTCGAAATGCCAAATTACAAGCTCCCTATGTTTAAAAATGTGGTGATCACGGTAATCGAAAAAACAAAATCTTTCGTGGTAGGGGCAGGGAAGATCATATTGGCGATCTCTATCATCCTTTGGGTACTCGCATCTTATGGTCCGGGTGATTTTAATGATGCCGAAGCCATTGTCACTCAACAAAGTACTTCAGAAAATATCAGCGAAGAGGAACTGGAAACCAGGATCGCATCCTTTAAACTCGAAAACTCCTATATCGGTATTATCGGTAAAGGGATTGAACCAGCCGTACGACCCTTGGGTTACGACTGGAAGATCGGGATAGCGATCGTTAGTTCCTTTGCGGCACGGGAGGTTTTTGTTGGGACCTTAGCCACCATTTACAGTGTGGGGAGTGAAGAAGAGGAAACTATCAAAAATCGAATGGCCGCTGAAGTAAATCCTGTTTTGGGAACACCATTGTTCAATTTTGCAAGCGGTGTATCCCTATTATTATTCTATGCCTTTGCCATGCAGTGTATGAGTACTCTGGCAATCGTAAAAAGAGAAACCAACAGTTGGAAATGGCCGCTTTGGCAACTATTTGCCATGTCGGCTATTGCATATATCGTCGCGCTGGCTGCCTATCAATTTTTAAAATAA
- a CDS encoding metal ABC transporter permease: MTSPQLEIQLIAAVVAVACAIPGVFLVLRKMALISDAISHSILPGIVLGFFITHDLNSPLLILLAAITGVITVVLVEAIQRTGLVKEDTAIGLVFPALFSIGVILIAKNANDVHLDVDAVLLGELAFAPFDRLLMMGMDMGPKSLWIMGGILLISLVLLFMFFKELKVSTFDSGLSAALGISPVVMHYGLMSVSSVTVVGAFDAVGAILVVALMIAPAATAYLLTSDLKKMLWLSIGFGIFSAIGGYWFAHWLDASISGSMTTVLGFVFLMVYLFAPRKGLLSVLYRQKQQRTEVSLLTFLLHLNNHSEENERHINHLNEHINWQKVRSKTVLDLALKNNMITIDNEVVSLTDKGKEFTDLALEYIITNKDDKIEPMKDDFFLFRG; encoded by the coding sequence ATGACTAGTCCGCAACTTGAAATACAGCTCATCGCAGCGGTAGTTGCAGTAGCCTGTGCCATCCCGGGCGTGTTTTTGGTACTTCGGAAAATGGCACTTATAAGTGATGCCATAAGTCATTCGATCCTACCCGGAATCGTACTCGGATTTTTTATCACACACGACCTTAATTCGCCATTGCTTATTTTACTCGCGGCCATCACCGGTGTGATCACGGTGGTTCTGGTCGAGGCTATTCAAAGAACAGGTTTGGTGAAGGAAGATACAGCTATTGGATTGGTGTTTCCTGCCCTATTTAGTATTGGAGTGATCCTGATCGCAAAAAATGCCAACGATGTGCATCTGGATGTTGATGCGGTTTTATTAGGTGAATTGGCTTTTGCTCCTTTCGACCGACTGCTGATGATGGGCATGGACATGGGTCCCAAGTCCTTATGGATCATGGGCGGTATCTTGCTAATAAGTCTGGTGTTGTTGTTTATGTTTTTTAAGGAATTGAAGGTGAGCACCTTCGATTCGGGCTTGTCGGCAGCATTGGGGATTTCTCCTGTTGTAATGCATTACGGACTCATGTCGGTTTCTTCGGTAACAGTAGTTGGTGCCTTTGATGCCGTTGGAGCAATACTAGTAGTCGCACTAATGATCGCTCCTGCAGCAACAGCCTACTTACTTACATCCGACCTGAAGAAAATGCTGTGGTTATCCATTGGTTTCGGGATATTTTCGGCTATAGGAGGATATTGGTTTGCACATTGGTTGGATGCATCCATATCGGGTTCGATGACCACCGTACTCGGGTTCGTTTTTTTAATGGTCTATTTGTTTGCGCCACGGAAGGGATTACTTTCAGTGCTGTACCGACAAAAACAGCAGCGTACCGAAGTTTCATTACTAACTTTCCTCCTTCATTTAAATAACCATTCCGAAGAAAACGAACGTCATATAAATCATTTAAACGAACACATTAACTGGCAGAAGGTGCGTTCAAAAACAGTGCTGGATCTTGCACTAAAGAACAATATGATCACCATTGACAATGAAGTAGTGTCTCTTACCGATAAAGGAAAGGAATTTACAGATCTGGCCTTAGAATATATTATCACCAACAAGGATGATAAAATCGAACCTATGAAAGATGATTTCTTTTTGTTCCGCGGCTAG
- a CDS encoding metal ABC transporter permease → MSLVEYFEQLFSDYTLRTITMGTAVLGAICGMLGSFAVLRKQSLLGDAISHAALPGIALAFLITGAKDSNILLIGALISGLIGTFWIRGMTSKTHLKSDTALGLILSLFFGFGMLLLTFIQKQPNANQAGLDKYLFGQAATLVESDVRLMVIVTGICLVILLLFWKEFKILLFDADYTKTLGFNTRFIDILITFFIVLAIVLGLQTVGVVLMSAMLLAPAAAARQWTNKLSTMIVLAAIFGAFSGVVGTAISASENNLSTGPVIVLVAAVFVLFSFVFSPGRGLLFREIRFRKNRNDLQLKKTLQFMYGIAKNHEDISHPHAIRILNNFQGFTRRSLQKLEDKEWITIDGQQWSMTAEGFTEAENLYNQQKPHD, encoded by the coding sequence ATGTCCTTAGTCGAATATTTCGAACAGCTGTTTTCAGATTACACCCTGCGTACCATCACTATGGGGACGGCGGTATTGGGAGCGATTTGCGGGATGTTGGGAAGTTTTGCCGTACTTCGGAAGCAAAGCCTATTAGGAGATGCCATTTCACATGCTGCCTTACCCGGGATTGCATTAGCCTTTCTAATTACAGGAGCAAAGGATTCGAATATATTGTTGATTGGTGCTTTAATTAGCGGATTAATTGGCACCTTCTGGATACGAGGAATGACCTCAAAGACTCATCTTAAAAGCGATACTGCATTAGGCTTGATTCTCTCATTATTTTTTGGTTTCGGGATGTTGTTACTCACTTTTATTCAGAAACAACCCAACGCCAATCAGGCCGGGCTGGATAAATATTTGTTTGGTCAAGCCGCAACACTGGTCGAAAGCGATGTGCGATTAATGGTGATCGTTACCGGAATTTGTTTGGTGATTCTATTGCTGTTTTGGAAAGAATTCAAAATATTACTATTCGATGCCGATTATACCAAAACACTTGGGTTTAATACACGCTTTATCGATATTTTAATCACTTTCTTTATAGTATTAGCCATAGTGTTAGGTCTGCAGACGGTTGGGGTGGTGCTTATGAGCGCTATGCTATTAGCACCGGCAGCCGCCGCCCGCCAGTGGACGAATAAATTAAGTACTATGATCGTATTGGCCGCGATCTTCGGAGCTTTTTCGGGGGTAGTGGGCACGGCCATAAGCGCCAGTGAGAATAATCTGTCTACAGGGCCGGTAATCGTATTGGTTGCGGCAGTCTTTGTGTTGTTCTCATTTGTTTTTTCACCCGGTCGCGGACTGCTATTCCGTGAGATCAGATTTCGAAAGAACCGAAATGACCTTCAGCTTAAAAAAACGCTTCAGTTTATGTATGGCATCGCTAAGAATCACGAGGATATATCACACCCTCATGCGATACGAATACTCAATAATTTTCAGGGATTTACAAGAAGATCACTTCAGAAGCTGGAAGATAAGGAATGGATTACGATCGATGGGCAACAGTGGTCCATGACAGCTGAAGGTTTTACTGAAGCAGAGAACCTTTATAACCAACAAAAACCACATGACTAG
- a CDS encoding metal ABC transporter ATP-binding protein codes for MTTTKNAIQVDDLTVAYNYKPVLWDIDLTVPEGVLMAIVGPNGAGKSTLIKAILGIIKPIAGSVAIYDKPYDKQRKLVGYVPQKGSVDWDFPTTALDVVMMGTYGNLGWIKRPGQKEKKASLEALEKVGMLSFKNRQISQLSGGQQQRVFLARALVQNASIYFMDEPFQGVDATTEIAIINILKELRKAGKTVVVVHHDLQTVPEYFDWVTFLNVKKIATGPVKEIFNDDNLTKTYGINYKVAINK; via the coding sequence ATGACCACCACAAAAAATGCCATACAGGTAGATGATCTTACGGTTGCGTATAACTATAAGCCAGTGCTGTGGGATATAGATCTCACGGTTCCGGAAGGTGTATTAATGGCAATAGTGGGGCCAAACGGTGCGGGAAAATCCACCTTGATAAAAGCAATATTAGGGATCATTAAACCAATAGCCGGTAGTGTAGCGATCTACGACAAACCGTACGACAAGCAGCGGAAACTGGTAGGCTATGTGCCTCAAAAAGGTAGCGTAGACTGGGATTTCCCAACCACCGCACTGGATGTTGTGATGATGGGAACCTATGGAAATCTTGGATGGATAAAGCGACCGGGGCAAAAGGAAAAGAAGGCCTCCCTCGAAGCTCTCGAAAAAGTAGGGATGCTGTCATTTAAGAATCGTCAAATAAGTCAGTTGAGCGGGGGCCAGCAACAACGGGTCTTCCTGGCGCGAGCGCTGGTTCAAAATGCATCTATATACTTTATGGATGAACCGTTTCAAGGGGTGGATGCCACTACTGAAATTGCCATCATCAACATTTTAAAGGAACTTAGAAAAGCCGGAAAAACAGTAGTTGTAGTCCATCATGACCTACAAACCGTGCCCGAATATTTTGACTGGGTTACTTTCCTGAACGTCAAAAAGATTGCCACCGGACCGGTTAAAGAGATCTTTAATGACGACAACCTTACGAAAACCTATGGGATTAATTATAAGGTCGCGATTAATAAATGA
- a CDS encoding metal ABC transporter solute-binding protein, Zn/Mn family, whose amino-acid sequence MKKILIVVIAVSLFGCKNPENESNRLKVVTTTTMITDLVKNIGGNLIDVEGLMGAGVDPHLYKASEGDVSKLYQANIIIYNGLHLEGKLVEVFEKMESQEKIQVPLAEALDKSNLIGSEYFASSFDPHVWFDISYFKQFAERVAEVLAENDPTNAEFYIKNKETYLQKLEALETEVKATIETLPKEKRILVTAHDAFNYFGKAYDFEVVGLQGLSTATEAGVQDVQRLSQFIIEKDVKAIFIESSVPRRTIEALQAAVLSKGHEVKIGGSLYSDALGDPDTVEGTYLGMFRYNVNTIVNELK is encoded by the coding sequence ATGAAGAAGATCCTTATTGTCGTTATTGCAGTTAGCCTTTTCGGATGTAAGAATCCTGAAAATGAATCAAACAGACTTAAGGTCGTGACCACTACTACCATGATCACCGATCTTGTGAAAAATATAGGAGGTAACCTTATCGATGTTGAGGGATTAATGGGGGCAGGGGTCGATCCACACCTGTACAAGGCCAGCGAGGGGGATGTGTCTAAATTGTATCAAGCAAACATTATCATCTACAACGGACTCCATTTGGAAGGAAAGCTGGTAGAAGTCTTTGAAAAGATGGAATCACAGGAAAAAATTCAGGTGCCACTGGCCGAAGCTCTTGATAAAAGTAACCTTATAGGTTCAGAATATTTTGCATCGAGTTTCGATCCGCATGTTTGGTTCGATATTTCTTATTTTAAGCAATTTGCCGAACGGGTTGCTGAGGTTTTAGCTGAAAATGATCCGACAAATGCCGAGTTTTATATCAAGAATAAGGAAACCTATTTGCAAAAATTAGAAGCTCTGGAAACTGAAGTAAAGGCTACCATTGAAACTCTTCCGAAGGAAAAGAGAATTCTGGTTACAGCGCATGATGCGTTTAATTACTTCGGAAAGGCTTATGACTTTGAAGTTGTTGGCCTACAGGGTTTATCCACTGCCACTGAAGCCGGTGTTCAGGACGTACAGCGATTGTCGCAATTTATCATAGAAAAGGATGTAAAGGCTATCTTTATTGAGAGTTCGGTTCCCAGACGGACTATAGAAGCATTACAAGCGGCGGTACTGTCGAAGGGACATGAAGTTAAAATTGGAGGATCATTGTATAGTGATGCACTGGGAGATCCGGATACTGTAGAAGGTACTTATTTGGGGATGTTCCGGTACAACGTAAATACCATAGTTAACGAATTAAAATAA
- a CDS encoding transporter produces MIYKRTLYVLCFGISFGISAQNEASIPELITDRPDATESPNTVPKGYFQVETGAFYESFKENSLQTETFVYNTTLLRYGLLENFELRLGWNFEEVTFTANGLEQPNVLSGMSPLLAGMKVEITEEKGWMPEIGLLGHFMFPFTAASDYRPETTAVDFRFSFAHTVSENSSIAYNLGAQWGDDSPEAAYVYTLVYGYSITDKFGVYAEVYGDLPEDSRANHFWDAGFTYLLQPNLQLDATIGRSFTEGQDILLSAGVSFRIPK; encoded by the coding sequence ATGATATATAAAAGAACGTTATACGTTTTATGCTTCGGAATTTCCTTCGGAATAAGTGCTCAAAACGAAGCATCTATCCCTGAACTCATTACAGACCGACCCGATGCCACTGAATCACCAAATACGGTCCCCAAAGGATATTTTCAAGTAGAAACAGGAGCTTTTTACGAATCTTTTAAAGAGAATTCCCTTCAAACTGAAACCTTCGTCTATAATACGACTCTACTGCGCTACGGACTGCTTGAGAATTTTGAACTGCGACTCGGCTGGAATTTTGAAGAGGTTACATTCACGGCGAATGGATTGGAACAACCAAATGTGTTAAGCGGTATGTCGCCGTTGCTGGCAGGTATGAAAGTAGAGATCACTGAAGAAAAAGGCTGGATGCCCGAGATCGGATTGCTGGGTCATTTTATGTTTCCGTTTACGGCGGCTTCAGACTACCGTCCTGAAACTACAGCTGTGGATTTCAGGTTTTCTTTTGCGCATACGGTGAGTGAAAATTCCAGCATTGCGTACAATCTTGGAGCACAATGGGGAGATGATTCTCCCGAAGCTGCTTATGTGTATACGCTGGTGTATGGGTATAGCATTACTGATAAATTTGGTGTTTACGCCGAAGTATATGGTGATCTGCCCGAAGACAGTCGTGCAAATCATTTTTGGGATGCCGGGTTCACTTATCTGCTTCAGCCGAACCTGCAATTGGATGCTACCATAGGCAGAAGTTTTACTGAAGGACAAGACATATTATTAAGTGCTGGAGTTAGTTTTAGAATTCCGAAATAA
- a CDS encoding metal-dependent transcriptional regulator — protein sequence MFSLAEENYLKAIYHLEQEIQGEVSTNAIADRMDTKPSSVTDMVQKLADKEVLSYKKYKGTLLTPSGRKIAANVIRKHRLWEVFLVEKLNFHWDEVHEIAEQLEHVQSEELVRRLDKYLGHPDFDPHGDPIPDKHGNVKRTEKKLLSECNKNQQGVCVGVKESSVEFLQYLDKRKISIGTKIKVLGKEFFDSSMIIQVGSDQFFISQKIAENLYVQTN from the coding sequence ATGTTTTCATTAGCAGAAGAAAATTACCTAAAAGCGATCTACCATCTGGAGCAGGAAATTCAGGGGGAGGTCAGTACTAATGCCATTGCAGATCGGATGGATACAAAACCGTCTTCGGTAACCGATATGGTACAAAAATTAGCTGATAAAGAAGTGCTTTCTTATAAGAAGTATAAAGGAACCTTATTGACCCCAAGCGGTAGAAAGATAGCGGCAAACGTTATAAGAAAACATCGTCTGTGGGAAGTATTTCTTGTAGAAAAGCTCAATTTTCACTGGGATGAGGTACATGAGATCGCAGAACAACTCGAACATGTTCAAAGTGAAGAACTCGTAAGGCGTCTGGATAAATATTTGGGTCACCCCGATTTCGATCCCCATGGGGATCCGATTCCCGATAAACACGGAAATGTAAAAAGAACAGAGAAAAAGTTGTTGTCTGAATGTAATAAGAATCAGCAAGGTGTCTGCGTTGGCGTAAAGGAGTCCAGCGTAGAATTTTTACAATATCTCGACAAAAGAAAAATAAGTATCGGCACAAAGATCAAAGTACTTGGGAAGGAGTTTTTTGATAGTTCTATGATCATTCAGGTTGGAAGCGACCAATTCTTTATCTCACAAAAAATTGCAGAAAACCTATATGTACAAACCAACTAA